CGGTGTTTCGACACATACACCAACTGAATCCGGAATACTATGGTTAGTAGCGAAGAACGATGCTTTCAGAACAGATCCAAGTTGGATCTCGGAATCAGCATCAATCAGAATACGTTTTGTTTCACCCAGCAAATTCGCTTCTTTCAACTTGTTTTCTACAAGTCCAAGCGTAAGTCTTGTTCCGTATACAGGAACATTCAGATGTTTGAGAACATATGGCAGACCACCAATGTGATCCTCATGTCCGTGAGTAAGAATGATTCCTCTTACTTTGTCACGGTTCTCAGTCAGGTAAGAAATGTCAGGGATGACAATATCAATACCAAGCATATCTTCTTCCGGGAATTTAAGACCAGCATCTACGACTACAATGTCGTTGGCGTATTGGATGACGTACATATTTTTACCAATCTCGCCTACGCCGCCCAAAGCAAAAATCATCAGTTTATCGTTATTATTTTTCTTAGACAAATGAATCTAAACCTCCTATGGTAGTTGGACGTCGTACCTTATTATTTATTGTAAGTTAAGAAAAGTAGTCCATACATCACATACCCACCTATCGGGATGAATGCAAAAGAACACCTTTATTCACGATATTTGGAAGAAGTTCTTCGAAGTTATTCCCTTTGACCAACAAGTTGGATTTGAAAATTCCCTCTTAGCCGTTCCTTCCTTTTTCACCGCAAAGCTGCACCACGAAACGATGTCGCTTTCAATTTCAAAAAAATACCGCACCCAGTCACTTGACATCATTATACATGATTAAAAACAAAAAAAACAAGTCACTCTATCGTTAACCTGTAGGTTTCCCTTTAGCAGTGGAAAAGAAACCTCACATTACTCGTAAAAAAAAGAACCGCAGCCTCTACGAAGAGGAGCGGTTCTTTTGCTGATCTGAAGGATATTCCCACGATTAATAAAATAGTCCATATACAACCAAAATGATTACAAATTAAGCAAACCTTTGATATAAACTTGCTCCTCTTCCGTTGGCGGAATAAGGGGCAACCGTACGGAACCAACGTCTAGACCACGCAATGTCAGCGCATATTTCACCGCTACGGGGTTTGGAAGAGGCTGTGGACACTCAAACAGGCCTTTGAACACCGGGAACAACTGCTGATGAATCTGAGCAGCCTGAAGAGGTGCTCCGCCATAGAAGGCGTCAATCATTTTCTTCATTTCTGCCCCTACGACATGACTGGCCACGCTGACAATTCCATGTGCTCCAACCGCAATCGCTGGTAAGCCTGAAGCATCGTCACCGGAATAAACTCTGAAATTCTCTGGAGCACTTGCTGCAATCAGCGTAACCTGCTCCATAGACGCACATTCCTTCGTAGCGACGATGTTAGGAATCTGTGCAAGACGAAGCGTTGTCTCTGCTGACAGGCTGGTTACTGTACGCCCAGGCACGTTGTAGAGCATAATGGGCAGCTTGGTGGAGCCTGCAATCGCTTCAAAATGTTTGAACAAACCTTCTTGGCTAGGTTTGTTGTAGTACGGAACAACCAACAAAATGCCATCCACTCCGGCACGTTCAGCTTCCTGTGTCAAATGGATGGAATGTGCCGTGTTATTGCTTCCCGTTCCGGCTATAATTTTGCACCGACCGGCCGCATGTTTCACTGCAAATTCGAATAATTGAACTTTCTCAGTATCACTAAGTGTTGGAGACTCCCCTGTTGTTCCAGAAACCACAAGTGTCTCCGACTTTTGATCTGCAATCAGATAGTCGATTAGACGTGCCGTTTCCTCCCAATGAATCTCTCCTTGTTCATTGAACGGAGTGACCATTGCTGTAATCAATCTTCCAAAGTCCAATTCGATTCCTCCTTCAAAACAGGTTTGGCTCCTCTAACTTCAGTTATTTACAAATGAAGTTCGAATGAGGCGTGAAGTGCCCTCAGGGCCTGAACCATATCTTCTTTTTTTACGAGTACCCAGATCGTTGTATTCGAATCTGCCGATTGCAGGATCTGAATGTCTGCCAGTGTCAAGGACTCCACGATTCGAGCCATAATTCCAGGTACACCATTAATGCCTCCGCCAATAACGGACACTTTGGCACAACCGGACAGGCTTTGTGGCTTGAGACCTATCTCCTGCAATACCTGTATGGCTTTCTCGGAATCACTGTCAAAAACCGTATAGACAACTCCCGAGGGGGTAACATTAATAAAATCAACGCTGATTGAATTCTCTGCCATGGTTTTGAACACTTTAAGTTGCAATCGATCTGCACCACCACCAGGCACATCCACCGTAATTTGCGTTACATTGCTCACGTAGGCTATGCCTGTTACATAACGGTCAACAATGCCTGTCTGCACATCCTGGAATCCTTCCGGATGCGTAACCAGCGTTCCTTCCGTGTCTGCAAAAGTAGATCTTACCCGTACTGGAATCTGGGATTGCATTGCAATCTCAACCGCACGTGGATGGATTACCTTGGCCCCGTGGTGGGCCATGTTACAGATCTCTGCATAACTCACAACAGTCAGTGGACGTGCATCCTCAACAATTCGCGGATCAGCGGTAAGTATCCCGTTCACATCTGTGTAGATATCCACCATTTCAGCACGTAATGCTGCCCCCAGAGCTGTAGCAGACGTATCGCTTCCCCCACGACCCAGTGTCGTGAAGTCTCCGTTCTCTGTCTGCCCCTGGAATCCGGTTACAACAACGACACGGCCGAGCTGAAGCTGCTCCAACACACGAACAGGACGGACATCCAATATCCGGGCATTCCCGAAATTGTCGTCCGTCACAAAACCTGCTTGTGCACCGGTCAGCACTGTAGTTGGAATGCCTTCATGTTCGAGTAAACTGCTCAACGTTGTCGCCGATATGATTTCACCACAGCACAGCAGTAAATCCTTTTCGCGTGCGGATAGTGCGTTTCCGTTCTGTGCAGCCCAGTCCAGCAACGTATCGGTCGCATATGGCTCGCCGCGGCGCCCCATCGCAGACACAACGATGACCAGACTCAATCCTGCTTCAAGTTCACGTTTAACATGACGGAGCACATGCTCTCTCGCCTGAACAGTGGAGAGAGACGTGCCTCCGAATTTCTGTACCATGATACGCATCTTTATTCCTCCATTTGTGTACGCAAGAAGACTGGACACGGGTCAAATCAACAAATGGATCACTCTAGGGAGCGTTCTGATGCGATAATTTCAGCATTTTATACGGCATTCCATGCCGCTCCTTATTTTTTGTAATTGTCTGGGACAATTGCAAATCAAAGGTCGCGGTTGTTATCGAGGTCATGATGCATACATTCACAATAGACCTCTCCCGCTTGCTTAACCTGTACTGCCCGCAAGCAGGAATGCCTTATAGACAGGAACGTGGACATAGTAGCTGTTCAATCCAGCATATCGTCCCCCATGATTTTCTTTGTCTCTCGAACCCTTCTTCATTTCTCCAAGCGCATAAACGTTGTCACCGAATCATTGTTCCATCAAGCCTGTGAAGAACGCTCCACAATCATCGGCTGCAACTGTTTGCCCTCAAGAGCACTCCAGCAAGCCTCTGGAATCAATTCCATTTTGGCGACTAACGAGTTTGGTTTTTTCACTGGATCGTCCTGCCCAAATGGCACAAAATACAAGTACTTGGCCACGAGCAATTTGGCGATATTCGCAGCATTCAAGCCCAGACCGTCATTCGTGGAAATCGCGAGCACAAGCGGACGCTGATTGCGCATCTGCGCTTTGGCTGCCATTAGCACTGGACTGTCGGTCATCGCATTAGCCAGCTTGCTTGTTGTATTCCCTGTGCATGGAGCAATAACCAGCACATCAAGCAGCTTGGAAGGCCCTAATGGCTCCGCCTCAACAATTGTAGAAATGATATCATTACCTGTTATATCTTTCAACTGTTTTTGCCAATTTTGCGCCGTACCAAAGCGTGTATCCGTCGTCAGAACCGAATTCGAAATAATCGGAATGACGTTGGCACCTTCAGCTACGAAGCGGCTAATTACCGGCATAACCTCTTCAAACGTACAATGAGAACCCGTAATTGCATAACCTACCGTTTTTCCCTGCCAGTTCATGATTTAACCTCCCGTGCGTTCTGTTCTTCCAAAAGCAAACGGATCAACGCGTCGGCAATAATGCCGCCAGCCGTTTTGGGAGCAACAATGCCGGGGAGGCCAGGCGCAAGTAGCGCTTTGATACCGCGTTTATCGGCATACCTGAAATCACAGCCGCCAGGAGCGGATGCGAGGTCGATAATGACAGCCTTTTGCGGCATTCTGGACAGGATTTGTGCTGTGATTATCATAGTCGGTATCGTATTAAAAAGCAAGTCAACTTCCCCGGTCTGAGCGGCCAAATCCGTTGTCATGAAAGGCTTCCAGCCCATTATTGTAGCGCGGGCAGCATCCTCTTCCCGCCTGATTCCCACCCGTACATTTGCTCCAAGTCCCTGCAGTGTTTTGGCCATTGTGAATCCTGTTCGACCAATGCCAAGCACAATGCATTCCGAACCATGGATTGTGAAGTCCGTCTCCCGAATAGCTATGGCGATGGCTCCCTCAGCTGTTGGAATAGAGTTATAAAGTGCAATATCATCACGATCAAGTACTTCAACAAGTCGCAGCCCATTTTCAAGACAAAGTTCGCGCAAGAACGGCTTTGCCATACCTGTGAACACAATACAATGCTCTGGTAATGCTGCAATATGTTCCTTTTTCAAATAGATTGGTGTGTCACTGAATGAAGTACTTACTTTTCCCTGCTCATCGCAACCGACAACAGGCAGTACGAGTACATCTGCGGAAGTAAACACTTCATCCTCCAGTTCCTGGTGCTCGATCCCTGGAATGGAACGCTCTATTTTATCGAAACCCACCACACTTACCGTTGCATCCAGCTCAGCGCACTTTTGAATGACTTCAAGCTGCCGCGCATCTCCGCCCAGGACTACAATCCGGACTCCGGTCAGCATCGGGACGTCACTCCTTTCACCACATGTATGCCTTATCGTATGCAAGGGCC
The nucleotide sequence above comes from Paenibacillus sp. W2I17. Encoded proteins:
- the dapA gene encoding 4-hydroxy-tetrahydrodipicolinate synthase — protein: MDFGRLITAMVTPFNEQGEIHWEETARLIDYLIADQKSETLVVSGTTGESPTLSDTEKVQLFEFAVKHAAGRCKIIAGTGSNNTAHSIHLTQEAERAGVDGILLVVPYYNKPSQEGLFKHFEAIAGSTKLPIMLYNVPGRTVTSLSAETTLRLAQIPNIVATKECASMEQVTLIAASAPENFRVYSGDDASGLPAIAVGAHGIVSVASHVVGAEMKKMIDAFYGGAPLQAAQIHQQLFPVFKGLFECPQPLPNPVAVKYALTLRGLDVGSVRLPLIPPTEEEQVYIKGLLNL
- the dapG gene encoding aspartate kinase; protein product: MRIMVQKFGGTSLSTVQAREHVLRHVKRELEAGLSLVIVVSAMGRRGEPYATDTLLDWAAQNGNALSAREKDLLLCCGEIISATTLSSLLEHEGIPTTVLTGAQAGFVTDDNFGNARILDVRPVRVLEQLQLGRVVVVTGFQGQTENGDFTTLGRGGSDTSATALGAALRAEMVDIYTDVNGILTADPRIVEDARPLTVVSYAEICNMAHHGAKVIHPRAVEIAMQSQIPVRVRSTFADTEGTLVTHPEGFQDVQTGIVDRYVTGIAYVSNVTQITVDVPGGGADRLQLKVFKTMAENSISVDFINVTPSGVVYTVFDSDSEKAIQVLQEIGLKPQSLSGCAKVSVIGGGINGVPGIMARIVESLTLADIQILQSADSNTTIWVLVKKEDMVQALRALHASFELHL
- a CDS encoding dipicolinate synthase subunit B, which translates into the protein MNWQGKTVGYAITGSHCTFEEVMPVISRFVAEGANVIPIISNSVLTTDTRFGTAQNWQKQLKDITGNDIISTIVEAEPLGPSKLLDVLVIAPCTGNTTSKLANAMTDSPVLMAAKAQMRNQRPLVLAISTNDGLGLNAANIAKLLVAKYLYFVPFGQDDPVKKPNSLVAKMELIPEACWSALEGKQLQPMIVERSSQA
- the dpsA gene encoding dipicolinate synthase subunit DpsA, whose product is MLTGVRIVVLGGDARQLEVIQKCAELDATVSVVGFDKIERSIPGIEHQELEDEVFTSADVLVLPVVGCDEQGKVSTSFSDTPIYLKKEHIAALPEHCIVFTGMAKPFLRELCLENGLRLVEVLDRDDIALYNSIPTAEGAIAIAIRETDFTIHGSECIVLGIGRTGFTMAKTLQGLGANVRVGIRREEDAARATIMGWKPFMTTDLAAQTGEVDLLFNTIPTMIITAQILSRMPQKAVIIDLASAPGGCDFRYADKRGIKALLAPGLPGIVAPKTAGGIIADALIRLLLEEQNAREVKS